A stretch of Janibacter endophyticus DNA encodes these proteins:
- the mreC gene encoding rod shape-determining protein MreC yields the protein MRRILAALLVVTVLVLLADLAGGPTGPVRSAGSAVVGPLLRAASPTDGDPRDAELTRLRLRVAELEDERSAADQESRLDALADEHELTVVPARVVAVGARDARGSVRVTLDVGSRDGVRPDRAVVGPDGLVGRVVAVSSWTTDVELLGAAGTRVGVRVGAGPGVLGELTGSDPTVEQGPGELAVSAVQEGRLRPGDVVRTLGSADGVPYPAGLPVGEVTTVADQPGRLTQTAAVRPFADLSRVDVVGVITDEGR from the coding sequence GTGCGCCGCATCCTTGCCGCGCTGCTCGTGGTCACCGTCCTCGTCCTGCTCGCCGACCTCGCGGGCGGTCCGACCGGGCCGGTCCGGTCGGCGGGCAGCGCCGTCGTCGGTCCGCTCCTGCGCGCCGCCTCGCCGACCGACGGCGACCCCCGCGACGCCGAGCTCACGCGGCTGCGCCTGCGCGTCGCCGAGCTCGAGGACGAGCGGTCCGCCGCCGACCAGGAGTCCCGTCTCGACGCCCTGGCCGACGAGCACGAGCTGACGGTCGTGCCCGCCCGGGTCGTCGCCGTCGGTGCACGGGATGCCCGCGGCAGCGTGCGGGTCACCCTCGACGTCGGCTCCCGCGACGGGGTCCGCCCCGACCGCGCCGTCGTCGGCCCGGACGGCCTCGTCGGCCGGGTCGTCGCCGTGTCCTCCTGGACCACCGACGTCGAGCTGCTCGGGGCGGCCGGCACGAGGGTCGGAGTGCGGGTCGGGGCCGGCCCCGGCGTGCTCGGCGAGCTGACCGGCAGCGACCCGACCGTGGAGCAGGGCCCTGGCGAGCTGGCCGTCTCCGCGGTCCAGGAGGGACGTCTGCGTCCCGGCGACGTCGTGCGCACCCTCGGGAGCGCCGACGGGGTCCCGTACCCCGCCGGGCTGCCCGTCGGTGAGGTGACGACCGTCGCCGACCAGCCCGGCCGGCTGACCCAGACCGCCGCAGTCCGCCCCTTCGCCGACCTCTCGAGGGTCGACGTCGTCGGCGTCATCACCGACGAGGGCCGATGA
- the mrdA gene encoding penicillin-binding protein 2, giving the protein MRRPDPHVRLLAVFAVLAVLFSGLVGRLGQMQLTDAAAVTAAPVTAEQVVHVPAPRGRILDRNGIPLADNAVRLDVTVDRGVLADLDDGGRSSLRALAETLGTTPDALADRLTLCGAPDAAPPPRCWSGSAYVPVTVAEGVSPRLALGLGERAERYPGVEVVRSAVRRDRDEAFAPQTIGYLTPADAETVASSDGRVHDGDLVGRAGLELEYDVVLRGEAGRNEVRVDARGVVTETVRTVDPVPGDDLVTTLDATVQRRTQAALARGTAQARSRGLPADEAAAVVVDLRDGGILASASVPTYDPSVWTGGISQDDYDRLTRAPESSPLTDRVIAGLYPPASTFKVVSLPAAIGPDELDEPVECASSVRIGDRTFRNFESRAYGTISWRRAMSVSCDTVFYTAAERIWRTAGGLDGDDAKDPILRTATDMGLGEPTGVDLPGEGSGRLPGRAWKRDFWEATKGESCRRARTGFPEETNRSRAAYLTAVAKESCESGYQFRPGDSVNLSIGQGDTLVTPLQMAQVYAAIAGDGTVRPPRLATATQSVTGERADLPTAAPRTVRLDPTVNRYLRTALEDVVTEGTAAGAFRGFDLEAWPVAGKTGTAEVFGRQDTAWFVSYAPAERPRYAVAVVVGQGGTGGSTAAGIARSIHEVLARL; this is encoded by the coding sequence ATGAGACGGCCCGACCCGCACGTGCGCCTGCTCGCCGTCTTCGCGGTCCTCGCCGTGCTCTTCTCCGGCCTCGTCGGCCGCCTCGGCCAGATGCAGCTCACCGACGCCGCGGCGGTCACCGCCGCACCGGTGACGGCCGAGCAGGTCGTCCACGTCCCCGCGCCCCGCGGTCGCATCCTCGACCGCAACGGGATTCCCTTGGCCGACAACGCCGTCCGCCTCGACGTCACCGTCGACCGGGGGGTCCTCGCCGACCTCGACGACGGGGGGCGGTCCTCCCTTCGCGCCCTCGCCGAGACCCTCGGGACGACCCCCGACGCCCTGGCCGACCGGCTCACCCTCTGCGGCGCGCCGGACGCGGCCCCGCCGCCGCGCTGCTGGTCAGGATCCGCCTACGTCCCGGTCACCGTGGCCGAAGGGGTGAGCCCTCGCCTGGCCCTCGGGCTGGGGGAGCGGGCCGAGCGGTACCCGGGCGTCGAGGTCGTCCGGAGCGCCGTGCGCCGCGACCGTGACGAGGCCTTCGCACCCCAGACCATCGGCTACCTCACCCCGGCCGACGCCGAGACCGTCGCCTCCTCCGACGGCCGGGTCCACGACGGCGACCTCGTCGGCCGGGCCGGTCTCGAGCTCGAGTACGACGTCGTCCTGCGCGGCGAGGCGGGCCGCAACGAGGTGCGCGTCGACGCCCGCGGGGTCGTCACCGAGACGGTGCGCACGGTGGACCCGGTGCCCGGCGACGACCTCGTCACGACGCTCGACGCCACGGTGCAGCGACGGACCCAGGCGGCGCTCGCCCGGGGGACCGCCCAGGCGCGCTCCCGGGGACTGCCGGCCGACGAGGCCGCCGCGGTCGTCGTCGACCTCCGCGACGGCGGCATCCTCGCGAGCGCCAGCGTGCCGACCTACGACCCGTCGGTCTGGACCGGCGGCATCAGCCAGGACGACTACGACCGCCTGACCAGGGCCCCGGAGTCGTCCCCGCTCACCGACCGGGTCATCGCCGGGCTCTACCCGCCGGCCTCGACCTTCAAGGTCGTCTCGCTGCCCGCCGCGATCGGCCCGGACGAGCTCGACGAGCCCGTCGAGTGCGCGTCGAGCGTGCGGATCGGCGACCGGACCTTCCGCAACTTCGAGTCGCGCGCCTACGGCACGATCAGCTGGCGACGGGCGATGTCGGTCTCGTGCGACACGGTCTTCTACACCGCCGCCGAGCGCATCTGGCGCACCGCGGGCGGGCTCGACGGCGACGACGCCAAGGACCCCATCCTGCGCACCGCGACGGACATGGGGCTCGGTGAGCCGACCGGCGTGGACCTGCCCGGCGAGGGGTCGGGCCGGCTGCCGGGTCGTGCCTGGAAGCGCGACTTCTGGGAGGCGACGAAGGGCGAGTCCTGCCGCCGCGCCCGGACCGGGTTCCCGGAGGAGACGAACCGCTCTCGGGCCGCCTACCTCACCGCGGTGGCGAAGGAGAGCTGCGAGAGCGGCTACCAGTTCCGCCCCGGGGACTCGGTCAACCTCTCGATCGGGCAGGGCGACACCCTCGTCACGCCGCTGCAGATGGCCCAGGTGTACGCAGCGATCGCCGGGGACGGCACGGTGCGGCCGCCGCGCCTGGCGACCGCCACGCAGAGCGTCACGGGGGAGCGGGCGGACCTGCCGACGGCGGCACCGCGCACCGTGCGCCTCGACCCGACGGTCAACCGCTACCTCCGCACCGCCCTCGAGGACGTCGTCACCGAGGGCACCGCCGCGGGCGCCTTCCGGGGCTTCGACCTCGAGGCCTGGCCGGTCGCCGGCAAGACGGGGACGGCAGAGGTCTTCGGCAGGCAGGACACCGCCTGGTTCGTCAGCTATGCCCCGGCCGAGAGGCCCCGCTACGCCGTCGCCGTCGTCGT
- a CDS encoding rod shape-determining protein MreD — protein sequence MRPAPSRRRVWLWRALLLLAAALAAALVSARGLGAASALVLVVVVAVGLAAGPLEGAVAGVVGGWFGDLVPPGGELLGVAALTHAAAGYLAGRATRVAGWPLWWPGAVAAAGWAVVSAVPVLRALTSGAPVAWAGLAGQLLVTALLAALLVPALLVVDRRLAARRAR from the coding sequence ATGAGGCCGGCCCCCAGCCGCCGGCGGGTGTGGCTGTGGCGCGCCCTGCTGCTCCTCGCCGCGGCCCTCGCCGCAGCGCTCGTCTCGGCCCGGGGCCTCGGCGCCGCGTCCGCTCTCGTGCTCGTCGTCGTGGTGGCCGTGGGTCTGGCCGCCGGCCCGCTCGAGGGCGCGGTCGCCGGGGTGGTCGGGGGCTGGTTCGGCGACCTCGTCCCGCCCGGCGGTGAGCTCCTCGGGGTGGCCGCCCTCACGCACGCCGCCGCGGGCTACCTCGCGGGCCGGGCCACGCGGGTCGCGGGCTGGCCGCTCTGGTGGCCGGGTGCCGTCGCGGCGGCCGGTTGGGCGGTGGTCAGCGCCGTCCCGGTCCTGCGCGCGCTGACCTCCGGGGCACCGGTCGCCTGGGCGGGCCTGGCCGGCCAGCTCCTCGTCACGGCCCTGCTCGCCGCCCTCCTCGTCCCCGCGCTCCTCGTCGTCGACCGACGGCTCGCCGCCCGGAGAGCACGATGA